TGGACGCATCATTGCTGCTGCCTCTCCAGGATTATCTCCCTGTCACTTTTTTGAGTGGCGGAAGTGAAGAGCTCTTGGTCATGGCCCGCTTATCAATGACCGGGTCGAGCCACCCGATCGCTCGCATCGTGGATGATGAACTTGAAAATCAGCAATACTGGCAAAACCTTCCACCGATTTACCTATCAGCCATGCGAACCAAACTTCACCCAGGGAGCGAGGTAATCCTTGAAGTAGATCCGCAACAGAGCTTGCTGCGCGGTAATTTCCCTCAGCCTCCTCCGCTGATCGTAGCTCGAAAATTGGGTCAACAAAAATCCCTCACGTTTCTTGGGTATGGTTTCTGGCGTTGGGACCTGTTGATGTGGGGGATTGGGAGATCCAATGAGACGTTGAACAAATTATTGAGCAACAGTATCCGCTGGTTAATCACAAAAGAAGATACGAAACCGGTTCGGATTTTCCCTACCCAGACCATCTTCCGCGAGGGGCAAAAGGTGAGTTTTAACGCAGAGGTCTATTATGAAGATTATCGTCCGAGGGATGGCGTGGAGGTGAAAGTTTTCGTTCGAGGGGGCCAGCGCAGTTTCGATTTTTCGTTGAACGGCATTGGCACTGGCAAATATGAGGGCTCTCTCCCGGCTTTGCCAGCCGGTGATTATTCCTATCGGGGGACAGCGACCTTCAACAATCGGGAGCTCGGAACTGATCAGGGCAACTTCTCAGTTGAACCCTATAGCCAAGAATTCCTCCAAACCAAGCGGAATGATCGGCTTTTGCAACAATTGGCCCTCAAAACCGGTGGCAAATTCTTCACAGAAACAGACTATGATGAGTTGGTGGAGCGCCTCAAATTCCCAGTCCAGCGAACGCTCCAATCTGCGGAAGTTCAATTGTGGAACCGCGCGATCTGGCTGATCCTCGCTGTGGTATTATTGGGGCTCGAGTGGTTGCTGCGGAAACGAGCTGGAATGTTGTGATCTTTTCAACGAAACAGAAATGAGCGCTGCTTCCAACAGAGCAGCGATCCAGAGCAATGGCACGATGATCCGATAATAGATCCCCACGCTCTGCCAAAATACAAGCTGAGCGTCACCCCCTGAGGTGAGGATCTCGAGTCCCAGGCGAAAGCCCAACGCAAGGCTGAGCCAAGCTGCCGGTAGCTCGAAAACGACATGCGGCGCCAAGAACATCATGATCATTGCCTTCCATCCCCCTTCTTGATAGGCGATAACGCCGACATGAATACCAATCAAAATAGCAAAAACGCCTGGAAGCACGACCCCGAATCCTGACAAAACATTGAAACCCAGCGAGAATGTGTTGATCAGAAAAATCACCATAAAAAGTTTGAAAAATCCCGGATTCCGCGCTAAAAATTCTTTTAAAACACGCCGCATCCACTCAGGGTACCACAATAGCCAGCGAAACTGCTTTTTAACCACGACTACTGAAAGTATCAGCCCAGTTATAAAAAGCGCAATAGAGATGATGAATAACTCGATCTGAAACAGCGAGGCAAGCTGAGGAACAAATTTTATGATGGCATCCATTCAAATAATAGCGGCTATGAGTGGTTTAAACTTACCAAAACTGAAAATTCTGTTGTTTCAGATCATAATTCCATTCGCGATTAAGCTTTGTCTGGCAATATAAAAGAAAATTTTTTCCAGCAGCGGGAGATGGTCTCCCTGGCAGTTTTTAGGGTCTGCTATCGCGAAACCCATCATCACTCAATTCGGATCAATTGAAAATCGCCCATGCCGGTTTTATCCTGGAAGAAGAAGCGCTGATCCAATTTGCTATAATACCATATCTCATAAGGGAGGACATTCAGTTGTTCCTGATGCCGCTCCACTTCGGTCGGCGGCCCATATTTAATGTAAACGGCGCCACGATCGGTTTTCCAGCCCTCTTTGTCCAGCACATTGATGGTAAAAACGTTATTCGCAAATTCCACCCGTCGATAAAATTCCTGCTGCAGTTCATTGTACTCGGTCTCTGGAGTGGGATCGCGCTGTTTCCAGAACGCTTTTAGCCAGGCCGATTTCAGACTATCTGGAGATTGGAGCAGATTTTTGAATTCCTTTTCGGAAACATATTCTTTGAGCGTTTCAATTTTCGTTTGCAAATTTAATGAAGAGGGCTCATCATTGCTCCAGCGCATGGAAAATCGCGCCTGAGTTCGGTCATGCAAATTTTGCTGCTCGACTTTGACCTCCAGCATGAATCGGCCTGATGTCTTAATATGCTCCTTAAGATCGATCAAAATTGGAACCACCATTCGATCGGAAGAAAGTGATCGTTGATGCTCTGCCACTTTCTGATCATTCGCATTACGAATCAGATAGCTTAACTTTAGTTCGCCACCCATTGAGGCCGGGTAAATTTCGAAATAGGCCCAAAGCTCCTTCTGGGAATCGCTGAAATGGCGGGTCAAATTGGGACTGAACTGCCGAATATGATCTGAAGAATCAGCGATCACCTGATCGGCAAACACGATCTCACTGAGGGTAACCTTGCTGCGATCTGGTTTTGGAAGAATCAGCTCTTGTTCGCGATGCAGCGTCTTTTGTGTGTCGCGATCCGTCAAATCCAATGACAACTTGTAGCGTCCCGGATGCAACCGAAAATTCATTTGATGACGATTACTCAATTCCCGATCGTTGGTGGATTTGAAATCCGGAACCGTGATTTGATCGCCGACATTCTGTTCGACGACCAAATTGCCCTTATGGTCCAGGATCCGAACGGCTAAATCGTAACTTGCGGTGAAATGCGACTGCCGTTCTTTAACAAATTGCAGGATATCGTTAGCGAAGGCTACGGTTACGTCCAGGCGATAGTGAAATGAAGTTCCGATGCTATCTTCGAGGAAATAGTGGCTATCGTATAAAAATGGTGGTGGACCAAACATCTCTCGGGCTTGTGATGTTGCCACTGGCATCTGCTTCCCATCGATTTGGCCATGCAGCCCTGCCAAGCGACTCAAAACAATGACCATGACTAGAGCGGATTGGACGATTCGTCTATTTTGCATGAAAATTAAGCTCCCTCAGCGTTCGAATCTCATCAGTTCTTTCAGCGATCAGAATTCTGATCCCAATGATACATAATAAAATGGACCGTGGGTGTAGTTCACCAGGTCTGAGGACCAAGCGACATCAAAACGGAAGATAAAGAAGCCGAGATTCATTCGAGCTCCGATACCGTAGCCGAGAAAGATGTCCTTCAATGCGGGAAAACCTGAATCAGTTGCGATCGCTCCTCGGAATTTGTCGCCGAACCAGGCCGCACCAATATCAGTAAATAATGCCCCGCGAATATCTTGAAAACCCAATGGAATCGGCCAGCCCATGAGAAAATAGCGGATTAATGGAAATCGAAATTCCAAATTGTTTAACATGAAGCGATCGCCGTACCGCTCATAATAATAGCCTCCTCGCATCGGCACTTCAAATGAGCTGAAATAAATGTCATTGACATCAGCCACTCTCAGCCCGCCTCGGGTCTTATAATTCAACCAGCCTGAGGTTCCGCCAAGGAAAAAGGTATGGGGGTTTTTGCCCTCGCTGATTCCCGCTGCTAATCGATAGACAAAATTGTAATCCTTTCCCAGCCTGATGTATTTGCGATAATCCACCTTTGCAGTGACAAAATTATAGCTATTGGGACCAATGCCCGGGCTGTAATTCAAACCGAGCATGTAGCGATGCCCATTAATTGGCCCAGTATATCCCCAAAGCACCGTGTCTTTTATATAGTACAAACCAGCCAATAATAGCCTCACTTTTTCAGTGGGCAATTCCCATTGAATTAGATCGCGATCAATTCCGACCCATTGGAGGGTTCCGTCGATCCGACTGAACTTTGAAAATGGATGGGAAGCATACAGATTGAGACCGAAGAACCGATCGCGCGCCCAAGTGGGGAAAAAAGAATTATAGATGTAATAGAAATAGGTATAATGATAGCCACCAATTCCCCAATCAGTCTGCCGCGGCAAATAGAAATACATTAGCTCGTAGTTCGAATTTCTCAGATCATAAAATAGATTGGTATAAATGTCGATGCGATGATTCCCGAGAACGTCAGATAAGGCAATTTGCGTGAGTCCTTGGACTCCGTAAAATTGGCTATAACTGGCTGATCCGTAAAGGATGTCGGGAGAGAATTTCACCCGATATTTGCTGATACGATACTCACCATTTGGCGACTTATATTCTGCCGAGTCCAAAAACACAGATTTTTTGGTCGGCTCGATCTCGATTTTTCCTTCGGCAAATTTCTCGTCGAATACGAAATTTCGAAATAGGCTCTCGTCCAATTTGCTCACGTGATCGCTCTGTTGTTTGGACGCGGCAGCGTAATTGCGCTCGAGCTCATTGTGACCATGTTTCGCAATGAAATTGGTCTCCTCAAGCTTGATAGTGCCTGGCAGAATCTTCAGCGGGTTTTTTAACAAATAGATGTCATAACCAGCGTTATAAAACGACACAAATGCCAATTTGCTTTCGTCCCCGTGCCAGCTTAGGTTGAAAACACCAGTGATGACATTGGTGATGGGGTAATTGATGCCCGACTTCAAATCGTAGATGTAGATATTAAAAATACCAGAAGCATCGCTGATATATGCTAGTCGATCGCCTTTTGGTGAGAACACAGGTGATCCCTCCAGATTTGGTGTCGCGGTGATCCGTTCGATCTGACCGGTTTCCACATCTTTGAGATAAATGTCGAGGTTCCGCAGTCCCTGGTGATAAATTTTGAAATCGCTGGGCAGGTCATTGATGTTGACATATTGGCGACGATCGCTGACAAAGGCGATCTTCTTTCCATCAGGCGACCATTGTGGCTGCAGATCGCTGAACACATCGTCCGTCAGTTTTCGTAGCTCCCGGGTTTTTAAATTATAGCTGTAGATGTCGCCCTGCCCATGCTTGATCCCCATAAAAGCAATTTCATCGCCCAAAGGAGACCAACTGGGAGTAAATACACCATCCAAATCCAGCGCTATTTTTTGGACGATCTTCGCCTTTTTCACGTCTACAATATGGAGCACATCATCGCCCATAGATTTTGCAGCGAAGGCGATGAATTTGGAATCCGGCGACCAACTTATCCCAGCGCGAAGCCAATGCAATTCCTCCAAATCCCCTGACTGCTGGCCGCTCACCAATTTTTTGAGGATTTTCCCATCGATGGCGCTCATCAAATAAATATCGAAATATCCGGAACGATCGGAAAGGAAAGCGAGCTTATCCCCCTTTGGCGACAGTGCTGGACCGCTATTGACAAAATTGCGCCATTTGGTATGGTCGGTCATCCGCTTGGCGATCTCCTCCGGCTCGCTTCGATTGGCAATATCGGGCCAATATTCGCGCTTCAAATGTGTTTGCCACTTCTTTGTCAGGTCACGCGTGTCCAGTCCGATCGCCTGTTTCAAGCCTCGCTCTGTGCTTTTGGACAACTTGATTTTCCCCAACAACTCCCCGATCTTTTCTCCCCCGTATTTTTGTCCCATATAGTAAAGCAGCGACTGTCCCCCTTTGTACGCCATAAAACCATCGAGATAATCGATCTCCGGAACATAGCTATTCAATGTGGCATCACGCATGAACATATCGCTCTCTGTATCCCAGCCGCGGCTCTCATACTCGGCCAATCCCTCAATTAACCACAATGGCAGACGCAGCCGCGCCATCCCTGTGATGATCGATTGTACCCCTGCGCCATATACCATTTGAAGCATTACGGCATGGGTCAATTCATGATGGATCACATGTCGAAATCTTTCCCACTCCCCTTCGTAAGGAACCACCACGCGATTTTTAAAAAATTCAGTAAACCCGCCGACCGATTCCTCTGGCGGATTGAGATCGACATTGGTCTGCTGAAAATCATTATGGCTATTATGGGTGATGATCGTGATCCGATCGACCAGTTCATAACGCAAGTCTTTTTTTAGTTGTTGATAGCTGGCCTCAGCGATCTCCGCAGCAAATTCCGCGATCTTCTCCCCACCTTTCGTAAAATAAATATCGAAATGTTCCGATTGGATGAACTGCCACTCGAAATGCTCATATTGCACTTTATTCTTGCCAAAATACTGGGCAAATATTTGAGACTGGCTCAATAGCACCAGCACCAATAGCACAATAAGAAAATGCTTCATTCTCTTCTCCCTAAACTAGCCACTATTTTCCCCAAAACTTCAAGTAAAAATCTCGCTCACATCGAAGCGAAGTGAAAAAGCAACGATTGACCTGACCAACAGAAATTTCAAGACGAACTGGATTGTCAAAATGAGCCGCGGAACATTTACCCTCCCCAGAAGCAGAGGCGCTACAGCGCCAATAATAAACTTCTATTTCGACTATTTAACTGAAGGCCAGCGAAATTGTTCACACCTGTGCCCTGTCAGTTCATCCGACCTTTTCTGGAGGGTTCTATTTTTCTGGGTGAAACTGGTTGGGAGGGCTGCGGCTTATGACTTGGCTGCTTGAAACTTGGCTCAGATTGTTTTCGCACGCGCGCTGGTTGTCGATCCGACTTAAGTTTGGGCGGCTGTTTGAGATGACGTCCCTTCTCCTCCTCCGACAAGCTGCGACGCATTCCTCCTGTTAGCGATGATTCATCGGATGGAACCGCCATTTGGGGCGATTCAAACCGCTGCAATAATGCTTTTCCAACAAACCGCATGTCCTTATCGCCATTATTGGCCATCTCCCTAAGCACCGGTATCGCCCGTTCATCCCCTAATTTTCCCAAGCTAAGTGCAGCCTGATACTTCACATTCTTATCCGATGACTCCAAATGATCGATTAAAAATCGTTCATAGCTTTTGTGACCCTGTCGTACAAATTTTTCTGCCAATCCAATCTGGTGCATCGTTGCATCATCGGCCCAGGGACTATTCGGATAATTGTCCTTCAATTGTTGATAGGAAAAAAAAGCATCCTCATCCTTCCCCTGCTCTTCCAAAATGTACGCCGACCAAAACTCTGCATCATCGATGTACTTGCTGTTTGGAAAATTCTGCTTGAGCAGTCGATACCTCTCGAGCGCCTGATCCCATTCACGCCGAATCCGCAAATCCATCGCCTCATTGAACAACTTGAAATCATCATCCTGTGCCATTAACATTGGCATGTGCAGCATTAACACAACTGCCATTACCCAGATTGAAATGCTTTTTGAACTCATCATCGTCTCATCTCGCTCCGCTAATTTATTCGACTGAATCAAACTGGCTGATCCTGAGCTAACCGCATTAAATCCCCTCTTGATTCATCGCCTTGATTTGAAGCAGTAGTTTCGTATCTTTCACTTGTTGCTGGACAAGCGATAGGATCTCCACATCGCCGGTCATGCTCACATTCTCAAGCTCTAACAAAATTAGCTCAATGCGATTTAGCAGCTCATCAAGTTGCATGTCTTCGATCTCACGGGCCTGCTCGCGCAACAACAATGTCTTTTGTAAAAGATAGCGATATTGAGCAGATTGGATCAAATTAAAAATCAATTGCTGATCTTCCATTGGATCCAGGTTCTTCACATCCAACAAGATCATCTCTGTTTGTCGCAAATAGCTCTTTAATATCGGCGATTCATTTACCAGAATATCAATTGCATGATTCGCCTCCGATGGAGTAGCTTCTGGCCTTGCCAACCAGCTTTTTGATGTGCCAATAAAAAAGCCAATCAGAATCAACACCACAGCTTCTGCCAGCCGAACCCCGATTGAAGGTCTTTTGATCCAAATATCCACCATGCGATCCCACCATGCACGACTCGGATCAACGGTATCATACCGCTGAGCTAATGCGAAATGATAGTCGCGCAACAGCGCTTTATCAGGCTTCCTGCGACGATATTTCCCTACCACACGCTTCGTCTCAGCCAAATATTGAATGTGCTGCTGGCATAGATCGCAATGGCTCAAATGACGCTGATATTGTTCATGCAGCACGGGATCGAGCTCCTTGAAAAAGTAATCAACCGCAAGAGAACCTTGATCACATTTTTTCATCGTTCATCCTTCAATTGTTTGCGCAGCTTAAGAGTCGCCCTTAAAATATGTCCACGAACCGTGACTGGATCACATCCAATAATTGCCGCAATTTCATCAGTTGTCCGCTGATGAAAATATTTCAGTACGAAAGCAGCTCTCTGCTGCGGCGAGAGACTTTTGACCAGATCCGCAACTCGAGATTGCAAATCTCGATTCTCAATTTGTTTCTCAACGAGCTGATAGGGATCTTCGATATTTTCGACTATTAGCTTTGTTTGCTCTTGATTTTTTGATTGATCGACGAAAATCGACTTCCGCCGTTTCCGACTGCGCTGAAAATCGATCGCTGCATTGGTGGTAATCCGATAAATCCAGGTTGAAAAACTCGATTCATCTCGAAAATAGACGATATTCTGAAAAGCCTGAAGGAAAACATTCTGTGCAACATCCTGCGCGTCCGTATAATTCCCAATCAAATCATAAGCCAAATACAGGACTTTATTTTGATACCTTTTCACCAATTTCCCGAACGCATTCCGATCGCCTTGTTTGGCTTTTTGCACCAGCTTTGTATCGCTCTCCTTGATCATCTCTACTATATTGACGGATGAATAACTTCTATCGTTTAATTAATTTATTGGAAGACCACCGAAAGACCTCCAATGTTAAACTATTAGCTATTGTGCCAAAATATAGCTATTATTTCGAACAATGTCCTTGTTATAATCGCTATGAAATTTTCATCTGAAAGTAATTTCAGAATTAGTCGCATACCTAATGTTAAAATGAGCCCTTATCTTTACCTGAGAAATGATCGAGCGTCTTAGCCATTTTGCTGCTCCCCGCTCCTGGATGCAACAAACGCAAAACACAACCAGTGCTTTACCATTCAGCTCTTGTTACATTCGTTTCAATCTATGGACTTTTACCACAAAATGCAAGCATTTTCTCTACTTGATCGCGACGTAGCATTAACTGTCTTTTACCAACGAATCGAAAAATA
This sequence is a window from candidate division KSB1 bacterium. Protein-coding genes within it:
- a CDS encoding stage II sporulation protein M, whose translation is MDAIIKFVPQLASLFQIELFIISIALFITGLILSVVVVKKQFRWLLWYPEWMRRVLKEFLARNPGFFKLFMVIFLINTFSLGFNVLSGFGVVLPGVFAILIGIHVGVIAYQEGGWKAMIMMFLAPHVVFELPAAWLSLALGFRLGLEILTSGGDAQLVFWQSVGIYYRIIVPLLWIAALLEAALISVSLKRSQHSSSFPQQPLEPQ
- a CDS encoding GWxTD domain-containing protein yields the protein MQNRRIVQSALVMVIVLSRLAGLHGQIDGKQMPVATSQAREMFGPPPFLYDSHYFLEDSIGTSFHYRLDVTVAFANDILQFVKERQSHFTASYDLAVRILDHKGNLVVEQNVGDQITVPDFKSTNDRELSNRHQMNFRLHPGRYKLSLDLTDRDTQKTLHREQELILPKPDRSKVTLSEIVFADQVIADSSDHIRQFSPNLTRHFSDSQKELWAYFEIYPASMGGELKLSYLIRNANDQKVAEHQRSLSSDRMVVPILIDLKEHIKTSGRFMLEVKVEQQNLHDRTQARFSMRWSNDEPSSLNLQTKIETLKEYVSEKEFKNLLQSPDSLKSAWLKAFWKQRDPTPETEYNELQQEFYRRVEFANNVFTINVLDKEGWKTDRGAVYIKYGPPTEVERHQEQLNVLPYEIWYYSKLDQRFFFQDKTGMGDFQLIRIE
- a CDS encoding peptidase MA family metallohydrolase, which gives rise to MKHFLIVLLVLVLLSQSQIFAQYFGKNKVQYEHFEWQFIQSEHFDIYFTKGGEKIAEFAAEIAEASYQQLKKDLRYELVDRITIITHNSHNDFQQTNVDLNPPEESVGGFTEFFKNRVVVPYEGEWERFRHVIHHELTHAVMLQMVYGAGVQSIITGMARLRLPLWLIEGLAEYESRGWDTESDMFMRDATLNSYVPEIDYLDGFMAYKGGQSLLYYMGQKYGGEKIGELLGKIKLSKSTERGLKQAIGLDTRDLTKKWQTHLKREYWPDIANRSEPEEIAKRMTDHTKWRNFVNSGPALSPKGDKLAFLSDRSGYFDIYLMSAIDGKILKKLVSGQQSGDLEELHWLRAGISWSPDSKFIAFAAKSMGDDVLHIVDVKKAKIVQKIALDLDGVFTPSWSPLGDEIAFMGIKHGQGDIYSYNLKTRELRKLTDDVFSDLQPQWSPDGKKIAFVSDRRQYVNINDLPSDFKIYHQGLRNLDIYLKDVETGQIERITATPNLEGSPVFSPKGDRLAYISDASGIFNIYIYDLKSGINYPITNVITGVFNLSWHGDESKLAFVSFYNAGYDIYLLKNPLKILPGTIKLEETNFIAKHGHNELERNYAAASKQQSDHVSKLDESLFRNFVFDEKFAEGKIEIEPTKKSVFLDSAEYKSPNGEYRISKYRVKFSPDILYGSASYSQFYGVQGLTQIALSDVLGNHRIDIYTNLFYDLRNSNYELMYFYLPRQTDWGIGGYHYTYFYYIYNSFFPTWARDRFFGLNLYASHPFSKFSRIDGTLQWVGIDRDLIQWELPTEKVRLLLAGLYYIKDTVLWGYTGPINGHRYMLGLNYSPGIGPNSYNFVTAKVDYRKYIRLGKDYNFVYRLAAGISEGKNPHTFFLGGTSGWLNYKTRGGLRVADVNDIYFSSFEVPMRGGYYYERYGDRFMLNNLEFRFPLIRYFLMGWPIPLGFQDIRGALFTDIGAAWFGDKFRGAIATDSGFPALKDIFLGYGIGARMNLGFFIFRFDVAWSSDLVNYTHGPFYYVSLGSEF
- a CDS encoding tetratricopeptide repeat protein — translated: MMSSKSISIWVMAVVLMLHMPMLMAQDDDFKLFNEAMDLRIRREWDQALERYRLLKQNFPNSKYIDDAEFWSAYILEEQGKDEDAFFSYQQLKDNYPNSPWADDATMHQIGLAEKFVRQGHKSYERFLIDHLESSDKNVKYQAALSLGKLGDERAIPVLREMANNGDKDMRFVGKALLQRFESPQMAVPSDESSLTGGMRRSLSEEEKGRHLKQPPKLKSDRQPARVRKQSEPSFKQPSHKPQPSQPVSPRKIEPSRKGRMN
- a CDS encoding sigma-70 family RNA polymerase sigma factor, with the translated sequence MIKESDTKLVQKAKQGDRNAFGKLVKRYQNKVLYLAYDLIGNYTDAQDVAQNVFLQAFQNIVYFRDESSFSTWIYRITTNAAIDFQRSRKRRKSIFVDQSKNQEQTKLIVENIEDPYQLVEKQIENRDLQSRVADLVKSLSPQQRAAFVLKYFHQRTTDEIAAIIGCDPVTVRGHILRATLKLRKQLKDER